ACTGCTCCAGCAGCGCCTCGTACGTCAGCAGCTTCGGGTTGAAGACGATGCGCACGGCCTCCGCGTGCCCCGTCTCCCCGGTGTGCACGTCCTCGTAGGTGGCGTCCTTCTTCGAGCCGCCCGTGTAGCCGACCTCCGTGTCGATGACGCCCGGGATCTTCCGGAGGATGTCCTCCATGCCCCAGAAGCACCCGCCCGCCAGATACGCCGTCTCTCGCGTGGCCTCCGAGGGGGCCGCCGCCTTCGCCAGCACCCCGGCGCCCGCGGCGGGGGCGAGCGCGCCCTGGGGCTCGGCAGGCGCCGCGCGGCCGAAGGCGGGCAGCCACGCGCCATAGCCCTTCGCGGCCAGCTCGTTCACGGGGACGAAGCGCAGCGACGCGGAGTTGATGCAGTAGCGCAGGCCCGTGGGCTCGGGCCCGTCCTCGAAGACGTGGCCCAGGTGCGAGTCGCCGTCCTTCGAGCGCACCTCCACGCGCTCCATGCCCAGGGTGCTGTCGCGCTTCTCCACCACGTGGGCCTTGTCCAGGGGGCGGGTGAAGCTGGGCCAGCCGGTGCCGGACTCGAACTTGTCGCGCGAGGAGAACAGCGGCTCGCCGCTGACCACGTCGACGTAGAGCCCTTCGTCGTGGTGGTTCCAGTACGCGTTGCGGAAGGGCGGCTCGGTGGCCTCGTGCTGGGTCACCTGGTAGGCCAGGGGGGACAGGGTCCGCTTCAGCTCCGCGTCGGACGGCTTCGTGTACTTGCGGCCGTCCTGCACGGGCGCGGACGCGGTGGCCGCGGGCTTCGCGCCGGGCGGAGCGCCACGCGCCTCGGTGCAGGCGCTCAGCGCGGTGGCCAGCACCAGCAAGGCGGGCCACAGCCGGCGTGCTACCGGCCGCGGGGTGGGAGACGGCACTGCACGGGCGGACGACATGGGTCGCGAAGCCTCCGGCGCCGCCGGAAGAAAGGGCGCCACCTCCACTTACGCGCGACACCGGGGGACGGTTACAGCGGGGCCACGATGACCTGCCGGCCGGGCGGGCCTCCCCGTGGCGCTCCGGGGGGCGGGCAGTGGCCGGCGGGGGGCCGGAGGCGCTACGGTGCTTCGCGAGGACCGGGAGGGAGCCGATGAGCCGGGCACGCGGACCGCGAGGTCCAATCGGGCGGGTGACGGGCATCTCGCGCGCGGAAGGCGCCAGCGTCATCCTTCGCATCCGGGCCCTCCAGAGCGTGGAGGGCGCCGCGCCGGTGGCGGAGCGCAACGCGCCCCGGCGCTCCTTCGCGGAGGTGATGGAGCGCCACGCGCAGGGCCTGAACACCGCGGAGCCCCTGCCGTTCCCCGTGGCCCCCAAGCCCCTGCCGCCGCCCGTGCGCGGTCACGAGGACGAAGAACTGATGACCGCGGAGCCCGCCCCCGACACCTTCGTCGGGCTCATGTGGTCCAAGCTGAAGCGCTCCCGCTGAAGCGCTCCAGGGACGCCGCTACCACCACGTCGCGGCGAGTCGCCCGGGACGCAGTCCGCGCTCGCCACGTCGTGGGCTGAAGCGCTCCAGAGAGCGCGCTCCAACTG
This DNA window, taken from Corallococcus coralloides DSM 2259, encodes the following:
- a CDS encoding bifunctional methionine sulfoxide reductase B/A protein, with the protein product MSSARAVPSPTPRPVARRLWPALLVLATALSACTEARGAPPGAKPAATASAPVQDGRKYTKPSDAELKRTLSPLAYQVTQHEATEPPFRNAYWNHHDEGLYVDVVSGEPLFSSRDKFESGTGWPSFTRPLDKAHVVEKRDSTLGMERVEVRSKDGDSHLGHVFEDGPEPTGLRYCINSASLRFVPVNELAAKGYGAWLPAFGRAAPAEPQGALAPAAGAGVLAKAAAPSEATRETAYLAGGCFWGMEDILRKIPGVIDTEVGYTGGSKKDATYEDVHTGETGHAEAVRIVFNPKLLTYEALLEQWFFRMHDPTTLNRQGNDVGSQYRSAIFYLSDEQRRTAEAVKARVDKAGKWSRPVVTQITAAGEWVPAEGYHQDYLVKNPGGYTCHYLRD